The following coding sequences are from one Ornithorhynchus anatinus isolate Pmale09 chromosome 11, mOrnAna1.pri.v4, whole genome shotgun sequence window:
- the TCF25 gene encoding transcription factor 25, translated as MSRRALRRLRGEQRGQEPLEPGALKLGRAQRGGGDDDDDDDDDDEPLGSGRTLIGNLYELITREEPENEPLSQGGKTDSRLKEHEGPGGSEETEDGEVEGSKQGNGKGKQENQKKCNSQSNSGNKLRKKKKKQKNKKTTGGQTLEGDGLEDIDRILEKIEDSSELSNQPQIGVITESRPLLYVEHRNLNPETELKRYFGARAVLGDQRPRQRQRQYHHSTWLTAPKDTWPRYSKTGIVMRLLEMKRGVQYFTYEHHREYQQVQFKFLDAVESLDPNNIVLLLQMNPYHIDSLLQLSDVYRLQEDQEMARDLIERALYSLECAFHPVFSLTSGTCRLDYRRPENRAFYLALFKHMIFLEKRGCPRTALEFCKLILSLDPENDPLCLLLIIDLLSLRARDYGFLIRMFQEWESHRNLSQLPNFAFSVPLAYFLLSQHEDLPESELTSVRASASCLIQRALIMFPGVLMPLLDRCSMQPDDAVLTHPFFGPNSQISQPPALTQLIALYLGRTHSFWKDLTVMAWLEINVREVLRTVDAGEPIVEASERKRKVRYQSAPRNIYRHVILSEMKEATAALPLEVTSQPVMGFDPLPPLDSITSYSRPERTNHLSNESTLSLFFRSLLPNFNLQGDIRADEGEEAGAGRDLNQGVNRLMAAMRDMLANIQFQEPPREDNPDGEGDWD; from the exons ATAACCCGGGAAGAACCTGAGAATGAGCCACTCTCCCAAGGGGGAAAAACAGATTCCAGGCTGAAGGAACATGAAGGCCCAGGGGGCAGTGAAGAGACCGAAGATGGAGAGGTAGAGGGTAGCAAgcaaggaaatggaaaaggaaaacaggagaacCAGAAAAAATGCAATTCTCAG TCCAATTCAGGTAACAAgctcaggaagaaaaaaaagaaacagaaaaacaagAAAACTACGGGAGGCCAAACCCTG GAAGGTGATGGGCTGGAGGATATTGACAGGATTCTTGAGAAGATAGAAGATTCCAGTGAGCTTTCAAACCAACCCCAAATCGGCGTCATCACAGAGAGCCGCCCCCTACTCTATGTGGAACACAG AAACTTGAACCCGGAGACAGAGTTGAAGAGGTATTTTGGAGCTCGGGCTGTACTTGGAGATCAGAG GCCTCGGCAGAGGCAGCGCCAGTATCACCACAGCACGTGGTTGACAGCTCCCAAGGACACCTGGCCCCGCTACAGCAAAACAG GTATCGTAATGCGCCTGCTCGAGATGAAAAGAGGAGTCCAGTACTTTACATATGAACATCATCGAGAGTATCAGCAAGTGCAGTTTAAGTTCCTGGATGCAGTAGAATCTTTGGATCCCAACAACATTGTG CTTCTGCTCCAGATGAACCCCTATCATATAGACTCGCTGCTGCAGCTCAGTGATGTATATAGACTCCAGGAGGATCAGGAGATGGCTCGAGACCTCATAG AAAGGGCTCTCTACAGTTTGGAATGTGCATTTCACCCCGTGTTCAGTCTCACCAGTGGAACCTGCCGACTGGATTACCGCAGACCTGAGAATAG AGCTTTCTACCTGGCTCTGTTCAAGCACATGATTTTCCTAGAGAAGCGAGGCTGTCCTCGAACAGCCCTGGAGTTCTGCAAGCTTATTCTAAG CCTTGATCCAGAGAATGACCCTCTGTGTTTGCTGCTGATTATTGATTTGCTGTCACTCCGGGCCCGGGACTATGGGTTCTTGATACGCATGTTCCAGGAATgggag aGTCACCGCAACCTGTCCCAGCTTCCAAACTTTGCCTTTTCCGTGCCCCTGGCGTATTTCCTTCTAAGTCAGCACGAAGATCTCCCAGAATCAGAGCTCACTTCTGTGAGGGCAAGTGCCTCCTGCCTAATCCAGAGGGCACTCATCATGTTTCCCGGCG TTCTCATGCCTCTGTTGGATCGTTGTAGCATGCAGCCAGACGACGCTGTTTTGACCCATCCTTTCTTTGGACCCAACAgtcagataag CCAACCTCCTGCCTTGACCCAGCTAATTGCCCTATACCTAGGGAGGACTCACTCCTTCTGGAAAGACCTCACCGTCATGGCTTGGCTGGAGATAAATGTCAGAGAAGTGCTACGGACGGTTGATGCTGGTGAGCCCATAGTGGAGGCGTCCGAAAGAAA GCGGAAGGTGCGGTACCAGAGCGCACCCAGAAATATCTACCGTCATGTGATTCTCTCCGAGATGAAGGAAGCCACAGCGGCGCTGCCTCTG GAAGTGACATCCCAACCCGTGATGGGGTtcgaccctctgcctcccctggATTCCATCACATCCTACTCAAGACCAGAAAG GACAAATCACCTCTCCAATGAAAGCACATTATCTCTCTTCTTTCGAtccctgttgccaaattttaaTCTACAG GGAGACATCCGAGCCGACGaaggggaggaggccggagccGGACGGGACCTAAACCAGGGTGTGAACAGACTGATGGCAGCCATGCGGGATATGCTGGCCAACATCCAGTTCCAAGAGCCTCCTCGGGAGGACAACCCtgatggggaaggagactgggaCTAA